The Toxorhynchites rutilus septentrionalis strain SRP chromosome 3, ASM2978413v1, whole genome shotgun sequence genome includes a region encoding these proteins:
- the LOC129772909 gene encoding uncharacterized protein LOC129772909 has translation MHRTLHISTKSPDEELNELVKQYFSVESFGVAVVPVAEGSEDRRARIILEDTTVRTRSGKFETGLLWRHDYVEFPDSRPAAVKRLVCLEHKLSKNINLYEKVREQICQYEIKGYAHRATIDELKRFDPRRTWFLPLGVALNPRKPEKVRVVWDAAAKVNGVSLNSKLMKGSNLTASFTAVLFLFRQRQVAITGDIKEMFHQLYIRQQDRQSQLFLWRDEPTKPIETYVMDVATFGSTCSPCSAQYIKNRNAEEHREEYPNAADAIIKNHYVDDYLDSQDTPEEVIRPLLQVKKVHQRAGFEIRNWLSNSKDVLRRVGDSIPTLSKNFVVGKEEGMERVLGIVWIPRDDMFRFTIVFRSDVQDIVESDDVPTKRQVLRAVMSIFDPLGLIASVTIHGMILVQELWRQKIGWDDCIPENIWGKWKRWIESLKGLQEINVSRCYFPGYDPCSYDSLEMHVFVDASELAYTALSYFRIIDRGIVRVALVAAKSKVAPLQALSITRLELQAAVLGVRLAKTVVEHHSIPVQRPFRINEILTESDEKEWHWVPTRLNVADEGTKWTKIPDLSQHGRWFKGSEFLYKEEAFWPQQNQHLSETTEDLRVVHVHKHLITEPLVDFSRFSRWKRLLGALRYVYRFLWRSKRVDSENISTRAERIVWKQVQSEEFHDEMVILKRNLELVSREQHLQLPKCSRIINVSPCLDEFGVMRSESRLESANFIQYDARFPIILPKGHHATNLLLDWYHRKYRHENGEIIVNEIRQRFSIARLRIEVRKAAKRCQWCRVFKAVPNAPRMAALPPARLMPFIRPFTCTGIDYFGPYLIKIGRSCVKRWVVLFTCLTIRAVHLEPVTGLTTDSCKKAIRRFIARRGAPQEIFSDQGTNFIGASRELRAEVEALNNGLASTFTDTYTQWHFNPPASPHMGGCWERMVRAVKAAINCVPEARKLDEESFHTLLTEAESMINSRPLTYIPLKNSEEESLTPNHFLLLNSKGTCQPMKTPVQDGIVLRSSWNLIQNVLDRFWNRWVKEYLPIISRRTKWFSDTRSIKVGDLVVVVDDQVRNKWVRGRVLKVFPGKDGRVRKVELQTSTGVYQRPVVKLALLVVEGSSTA, from the exons ATGCATCGAACGTTGCATATCTCTACAAAATCACCAGATGAAGAGCTGAATGAGCTCGTGAAGCAATATTTTTCTGTTGAGAGCTTTGGTGTGGCCGTAGTTCCAGTAGCTGAGGGGAGTGAAGATAGACGTGCTCGAATCATTTTGGAAGACACGACAGTGCGTACTAGATCTGGGAAGTTTGAAACCGGATTGTTATGGCGGCATGACTACGTGGAGTTTCCGGATAGTCGACCAGCAGCAGTTAAAAGATTAGTTTGCCTCGAACATAAGTTGagtaaaaatattaatttgtaCGAAAAGGTTCGTGAGCAAATTTGTCAGTATGAAATCAAGGGATACGCGCATAGAGCAACGATAGACGAATTGAAGCGGTTTGATCCTCGGCGCACGTGGTTTCTTCCGCTTGGTGTGGCTCTGAATCCAAGGAAGCCAGAGAAAGTGCGAGTGGTCTGGGATGCAGCGGCAAAAGTCAACGGAGTGTCTCTAAATTCGAAGTTGATGAAAGGTTCGAATCTAACAGCTTCATTCACGGCAGTTTTGTTTCTATTTCGTCAAAGGCAAGTGGCGATAACAGGCGACATAAAGGAAATGTTCCACCAGCTGTACATTCGTCAACAAGATCGGCAATCCCAGTTGTTCTTGTGGAGAGATGAGCCGACAAAACCTATCGAAACGTATGTGATGGATGTCGCAACATTTGGGTCTACTTGTTCACCGTGTTCTGCACAATACATCAAAAACCGAAATGCTGAAGAACATAGAGAGGAGTACCCGAACGCAGCAGATGCTATAATCAAAAACCATTACGTGGATGACTACCTAGATAGTCAAGACACTCCAGAAGAAGTGATTCGGCCACTGCTACAAGTGAAAAAGGTTCACCAAAGAGCTGGTTTCGAAATAAGAAATTGGTTGTCGAATTCGAAAGACGTCTTGAGACGGGTCGGGGATTCCATCCCGACTTTATCGAAGAACTTTGTGGTTGGCAAAGAAGAAGGAATGGAACGTGTTCTCGGGATTGTGTGGATTCCCCGTGACGATATGTTTCGCTTCACCATAGTTTTCCGTTCAGACGTACAAGACATCGTAGAGAGTGATGATGTTCCTACTAAACGGCAAGTGTTGAGAGCAGTGATGAGCATTTTTGATCCACTTGGATTGATCGCGTCTGTAACTATTCACGGAATGATACTAGTTCAGGAGTTGTGGCGACAAAAAATAGGCTGGGACGATTGTATTCCGGAAAATATATGGGGCAAGTGGAAGCGATGGATAGAATCGCTCAAAGGTCTTCAAGAAATCAACGTGTCACGGTGCTACTTCCCAGGTTATGATCCATGCAGTTACGATAGCCTTGAGATGCACGTCTTCGTAGATGCTAGCGAATTAGCTTATACAGCACTCAGCTATTTTCGTATAATTGACCGTGGGATTGTCCGTGTTGCTCTAGTCGCAGCGAAATCTAAGGTTGCCCCACTCCAAGCTCTATCGATAACCCGACTTGAACTTCAGGCAGCCGTACTGGGTGTCAGACTGGCCAAAACGGTAGTGGAACATCACAGCATACCGGTACAACGTC CGTTCAGAATTAACGAAATCTTAACAGAGTCAGATGAAAAAGAATGGCACTGGGTTCCTACCCGATTAAATGTGGCCGATGAAGGCACTAAGTGGACCAAGATTCCAGATCTTTCACAGCATGGTCGCTGGTTTAAAGGATCGGAGTTCCTTTACAAGGAAGAAGCATTCTGGCCGCAACAAAATCAACACCTGTCAGAAACAACAGAAGATTTACGAGTTGTTCATGTTCACAAACATCTAATTACTGAACCATTAGTTGACTTTAGTCGTTTCTCCAGATGGAAAAGGCTTTTAGGAGCATTGAGATACGTGTATCGTTTCCTCTGGAGATCTAAAAGGGTCGATAGCGAGAATATATCAACAAGAGCAGAGAGAATTGTGTGGAAGCAGGTACAAAGCGAAGAATTTCACGATGAAATGGTGATCCTCAAACGTAACCTGGAACTAGTGAGTAGAGAGCAGCATCTGCAGCTGCCTAAATGCAGTCGAATAATTAACGTATCACCCTGTCTTGACGAGTTTGGGGTGATGCGCAGCGAGAGTCGTTTGGAATCTGCCAACTTCATTCAGTACGATGCCAGGTTCCCGATAATCCTCCCGAAGGGACATCACGCAACAAATCTTTTATTAGATTGGTATCATCGTAAGTATAGACACGAGAACGGAGAAATAATCGTCAACGAAATACGCCAGAGATTTTCCATTGCACGATTGAGAATTGAAGTGCGGAAGGCAGCTAAACGCTGTCAATGGTGCCGAGTCTTCAAGGCGGTGCCAAATGCACCACGAATGGCTGCTCTTCCTCCCGCCAGGCTCATGCCATTCATTCGACCGTTCACATGCACCGGAATCGACTATTTTGGTCCCTATCTTATTAAAATAGGAAGAAGTTGCGTGAAAAGGTGGGTGGTACTATTCACCTGCCTCACCATAAGAGCAGTACATTTGGAGCCTGTAACGGGTTTAACGACAGATTCATGTAAGAAGGCGATACGGAGATTCATCGCGCGTCGGGGTGCACCACAAGAGATTTTTAGTGATCAGGGGACAAATTTCATCGGAGCGAGCAGAGAATTGAGGGCCGAAGTGGAGGCATTGAATAATGGATTGGCGAGCACGTTCACAGATACTTATACGCAGTGGCATTTCAACCCTCCAGCATCGCCACACATGGGAGGTTGCTGGGAGCGAATGGTTCGTGCAGTTAAAGCAGCTATAAATTGTGTTCCAGAAGCCAGAAAGTTGGACGAAGAGTCATTTCATACGCTGTTGACTGAAGCGGAATCGATGATCAATTCCAGGCCATTGACCTACATACCATTGAAAAATTCAGAGGAAGAATCGCTAACCCCGAATCATTTCCTTCTGCTTAATTCGAAGGGAACTTGTCAGCCGATGAAGACACCAGTACAAGATGGTATTGTACTGAGGAGTAGCTGGAACCTTATTCAGAATGTTTTGGATCGTTTTTGGAATCGTTGGGTTAAAGAGTATTTGCCAATAATTTCACGAAGAACTAAGTGGTTTTCTGATACTAGGTCAATTAAGGTGGGAGACTTGGTAGTAGTAGTGGATGATCAAGTAAGAAATAAATGGGTGAGAGGACGGGTCTTGAAGGTATTCCCAGGTAAAGATGGAAGAGTTCGGAAGGTAGAACTGCAGACTTCGACAGGAGTGTACCAGAGGCCGGTTGTTAAGTTGGCTTTGCTGGTTGTCGAAGGTTCTAGTACAGCTTAG